agcagcatgtaaaggagcagcatgtaaaggagcagcatgtaaaggagcagcatgtaaaggagcagcatgtaaaggagcagcagcatgtaaaggagcagcatgtaaaggagcagcatgtgtaaaggagcagcatgtaaaggagcagcatgtaaaggagcagcagcatgtaaaggagcagcagcatgtaaaggagcagcagcatgtaaggagcagcagcatgtaaaggagcagcatgtaaaggagcagcatgtaaaggagcagcatgtaaaggagcagcatgtGTAAAGGAGCAACTGGAGCGTATATAGTGTATAGCGGTGGTTGATCATCATCATacggttagtgtgtgtgtgtgtgtgtgtgtgtgtgtgtgtgtgtgtgtgtgtgtgtgtgtgtgtgtgtgtgtgtgtgtgtgtgtgtgtgtgtgtgtgtgtgtgtgtgtgtgtgtgtgtgtgtgtgtgtgtgttgccggTAGCGACAGGATGACGTCAGGGTTTTATTATAGATGTGTGTCTGCTGTGTTGGACGGCTCCCCGTTCTCCTTCCTGGTTCCATGCTGACCACTTCCTTCCTGGACAGGAAACAGGGTGGCAGAGGGGTACCTAGGGTCAACCACTGCGGGGTCACCCTGAGTGTGTGTTGTAGGGGTCACCGGGACTTGCTGAGTCATaaggatgttgtgttgtgtgtgtgtgtgtgtgtgtgtgtgtgtgtgtgtgtgtgtgtgttgtgtgtgtgtgtgtgtgtgtgtgtgtgtgtgtgtgtgtgtctgttgtgtgtgtgtggtgtgtgtgttagttaccatGAACAGCATGGTCTTGTTCTCCtgtagactggtgtgtgtgtgtgtgtgtgtgtgtgtgtgtgtgtgtgtgtgtgtgtgtgtgtgtgtgtgtgtgtgtgtgtgtgtgtgtgtgtgtgtgtgtgtgtgtgtgtgtgtgtgtgtgtgtgtgtacgttacCATGAACAGCATGGCCCGGTTCTCCtgtagactggtgtgtgtgtgtgtgtgtgtgtgtgtgtgtgtgtgtgtgtgtgtgtgtgtgtgtgtgtgtgtgtgtgtgtgtgtgtgtgtgtgtgtgtgtgtgtgtgtgtgtgtgtgtgtgttagttaccatGAACAGCATGGTCTTGTTCTCCtgtagactggtgtgtgtgtgtgtgtgtgtgtgtgtgtgtgtgtgtgtgtgtgtgtgtgtgtgtgtgtgtgtgtgtgtgtgtgtgtgtgtgtgtgtgtgtgtgtgtgttaccatgaACAGCATGGTCCTGTTCTCCTGTAGACTGGTGGGCTGGACcccagcggtgtgtgtgtgtacattaccATGAACAGCATGGTCCTGTTCTCCtgtagactggtgtgtgtgtgtgtgtgtgtgtgtgtgtgtgaacagcatGTTctcctgtgtggtgtgtgtgtgtgtgtgtgtgtgtgtgtgtgtgtgtgtgtgtgtgtgtgtgtgtgtgtgtgtgtgtgtgttaccatgaACAGCATGGTCCTGTTCTCCTGTAGACTGGTGGGCTGGACcccagcggtgtgtgtgtgtgtgttaccatgaACAGCATGGTCCTGTTCTCCTGTAGACTGGTGGGCTGGACCCCagcggtgtgtgggtgtgtgtgttagttaccatGAACAGCATGGTCCTGTTCTCCTGTAGACTGGTGGGCTGGACcccagcggtgtgtgtgtgtgtgtgtgtgtgtgtgtgtgtgtgtgtgtgtgtgtgtgtgtgtgtgtgtgtgtgtgtgtgtgtgtgtgtgtgtgtgtgtgtgtgtgttagttagttagttaccatGAACAGCATGGTCCTGTTCTCCTGTAGACTGGTGGGCTGGACcccagcggtgtgtgtgtgtagttcagGTGACAGGCCGTTCTCATCCAGGGCTCTGAGGCAGGGGAAACTGGGGTCTGGTTGGAACATCACCGGCCTCCCACCACTAGAGGCACCGTACCCTCCTCCCCTGACCTCTCCATCCCCCGTTCCTCCATTTCGCGTTAGCGTCGGTAAGGCCAGAGCTCTCCGCAGCCCGTCCACCAATCCACCGCCACTTTCTGGTTGAGGATCGCCCCCGGCCCTTACGGATTGGCTGAATTTCTCGATGCACTCGTCAATCAAAGCGGGCGGGGCTTTCTTGTGGGCGACGGTCACTCTTCCACAGAACAGAACCTCAAACCTCTTGGCGAACATGGTGGCAGCGCCGAAGGCCGACGACGCGGACGGAGTACAGTCTTCTGAGGAGGAAGAGGCGGCGGGTTTGTGCGCTGCGAGGTCATCGTTGCGCGCCGAGCTCTTCCCGGCCTGACGCAGCGTACTGATGATCTCAGggacctggagggagggagggaaagagggagggagggaaagagggagggagggaaagagggagggagggagggaaagagggagggagggagggaaagagggagggagggagggaaagagggagggagggagggaaagagggagggagggagggaaagagggagggagggagggaaagagggagggagggaaagagggagggagggaaggaaagagggagggagggaaagagggagggagggagggagggagggagggagggaaagagggagggagggaaagagggagggaaagagggagggagggaaagagggagggagggaaagagggagggaggaaagagggagagagattttgTCATGGGTGCTTACATGTTTTGGTATAGGTGGGCCCTAGCAGGAATCCAACGCATGATGAAGTACATAACAATACAttagaatgggtggccagtaataaactggtcctgaacatctctaaaaccaAGAGCGTTTTGTattttggtacaaatcattccctaagtgcTAGagctcagctgaatctggtaatgaatggtgtggctgtttaACAAGCTGAGGAGACTAAATGACTGGCCGTTACCTTAGTTTGTAAACTGTCCTGGTTAAAACATattgattcaatggttgtaaagatggggagaggtctgtccgtaataaagagatgctctgcttgtTTGAcatcacactccacaaagcaagtcctgccggctctagttttatctcatcttgattattgtccagtcgtttGGTCCCAGTGCTTCAAAGGAAGACCTAGTGAAGCCgcggcccagaacagagcggcacgtcttgctcttcattgtagtCAGAGGGCTGATGTTAATACTGtgcagtcagtctctcttggctgagagttgaggagagactgactgtaagaaacattgtgttgaaaatcccaaactgtttgcatagtcaacttacacacagctctggcacacacacactgaccccaccagacatgcccctcgggggtcttttcacagtccccagatcCAGAACAAATTGAAGAAAGtgcacagtattatatagagcccttattgcatggaacttccttccatctcatattgttttaaataaacagcaaacctggtttcaaaaaacagataaagccaCAACTcacagcacaacgcctctccccctaTTTGACCCAGATAGTTTGTGTTTAAGAATTGTTATGGAGGCTACATgtgcctttttttaaatgtatgtagttctgtccttgagctgttcttgtctattgatgttctgaattgtgttctgtgttctgtgctctgtgttctgtgctctgtgctctgtgttctgtgctctgtgttctgtgttctgtgctccGTGCTCCGTGCTCCGTGCTCCGTGCTccgtgctctgtgttctgtgctctgtgttctgtttggactctaggaagagtagctgctgttttggcaatagctaatggggatcctaataaaatacttaaTAAGTGCGGTGTTCTGTTCAGAACGGGCCagacggtgaggtcaccacacctctatgagacaacgtgatggacggtgaggtcaccacacctcgatgggacaacgtgatggacggtgaggtcaccacacctctatgggcccaacgtgatggacggtgaggtcaccacacctctatgagacaacgtgatggacggtgaggtcaccacacctctatgggccaacgtgatggacggtgaggtcaccacacctcTATGGGCCAACGTGATGGACGGTGAGATCACCACACCTCGATGGGACAACGTGATGGACGGTGAGATCACCACACCTCGATGGGACAATGTGATggacggtgaggtcaccacatctCGATGGGACAACGTGATggacggtgaggtcaccacatctCGATGGGACAACGTGATGGACGGTGAGGTGTGGTGACCTCACACCTCTATGGGCCCAACGTGATGGACGGTGAGAGGTCACCACACCTCGATGGGACAACGTGATggacggtgaggtcaccacacctctatgggcccaacgtgatggacggtgaggtcaccacacctcgatgggacaacgtgatggacggtgaggtcaccacacctctatgggcccaacgtgatggacggtgaggtcaccacacctcGATGGGACAATGTGATggacggtgaggtcaccacacctctatgggcccaacgtgatggacggtgaggtcaccacacctcTATGGCCCAACGTGATGGACTGTGAGGTCACCACATCTCGATGGGACAACGTGATGGACGGTgaggtgtggtgacctcacctCTATGGGCCCAACGTGATggacggtgaggtcaccacacctcGATGGGACAACGTGATGGACGATGAGGTCACCACAACGTGATGGgcggtgaggtcaccacacctcgatgggacaacgtgatggacggtgaggtcaccacatctCGATGGGACAACGTGATggacggtgaggtcaccacatctCGATGGGACAACGTGATGGACGGTGAGGTGTGGTGACCTCACACCACTATGGGCCCAACGTGATggacggtgaggtcaccacatctCGATGGGACAATGTGATggacggtgaggtcaccacatctCGATGGGACAACGTGTGGACGGTGAGTGTGGTGACCTCACACCTCTATGGGCCCAACGTGATggacggtgaggtcaccacacctcTATGGCCCAACGTGATGGACTGTGAGGTCACCACATCTCGATGGGACAACGTGATGGACGGTGAGGTGTGGTGACCTCACACCTCTATGGGCCCAACGTGATggacggtgaggtcaccacacctcTATGGCCCAACGTGATGGACTGTGAGGTCACCACATCTCGATGGCCCAACGTGATggacggtgaggtcaccacacctcTATGGCCCAACGTGATGGACGATGAGGTCACCACAACGTGATGGgcggtgaggtcaccacacctctatgggacaacgtgatggacggtgaggtcaccacaacgtaatggacggtgaggtcaccacaacgtaatggacggtgaggtcaccacaacgtaatggacggtgaggtcaccacaaCGTGATGGGCGGTGAGGTCACCACAACGTGATggacggtgaggtcaccacacctcGATGGGCCAACGTGATGGACGGGGAGGTCACCACACCTCTATGGGCCAACGTGATGGACGGGGAGGTCACCACACCTCGATGGGCCAACGTGATGGACGGGGAGGTCACCACACCTCGATGGGCCAACGTGATGGACGGGGAGGTCACCACACCTCGATGGGCCCAACGTGATggacggtgaggtcaccacacctcGATGGGCCAACGTGATGGACGGTGAGGTCACCAAACCTCTATGGGCCAACGTGATGGccggtgaggtcaccacacctcGATGGGAAAAAGTGATGGccggtgaggtcaccacacctcTATGGGCCCAACGTGATGGAaggtgaggtcaccacacctcGATGGTCCCAACGTGATGGCCGGTGCGGTCACCACCTGTCTATGGGCCCAACGTGATggacggtgaggtcaccacacctcGATGGGACAACGTGAtgacggtgaggtcaccacacctcGATGGGACACAAGGTTTCTGTATCAGCTAGGAGTCGTCTTGGGTAGGTCTGTATCGGCTTGGAGTCGTCTTGGGTAGGTCTGTATCAGCTTGGAGTCGTCTTGGGTAGGTCTGTATCGGCTAGGAGTCGTCTTGGGTAGGTCTGTATCAGCTtggagtcatcttgggtatgtctgtatcagctagGAGTCGTCTTGGGTAGGTCTGTATCAGCTAGGAGTCGTCTTGGGTAGGTCTGTATCAGCTAGGAGTCGTCTTGGGTAGGTCTGTATCAGCTAGGAGTCGTCTTGGGTAGGTCTGCATCAGCTAGGAGTCGTCTTGGGTAGGTCTGCATCAGCTTGGAGTCGTCTTGGGTAGGTCTGTATCGGCTTGGAGTCGTCTTGGGTAGGTCTGTATCGGCTTGGAATCGTCTTTGGTAGGTCTGTATCGGCTTGGAGTCGTCTTGGGTAGGTCTGTATCAGCTTGGAGTCATCTTGGGTAGGTCTGTATCGGCTTGGAGTCGTCTTGGGTAGGTCTGTATCGGCTTGGAGTCGTCTTGGGTAGGTCTGTATCGGCTTGGAGTCGTCTTGGGTAGGTCTGCATCAACTTGGGTAGGTCTGCATCAACTTGGGTAGGTCTGCATCAACTTGGGTAGGTCTGCATCAGCTTGGAGTCGTCTTGGGTAGGTCTGTATCGGCTTGGAGTCGTCTTGGGTAGGTCTATCGGCTTGGAGTCGTCTTGGGTAGGTCTGTATCGGCTTTGCACGTCTGGATTTTCTCCCATTGTTCCTTGCAGATTTTCTtaagctctgttaagttagatggggagcggcggtgaacagcaatcttcaagtctttccacagattttcaatgggattcaagtctggctgggccactcaaggactttcacattcttgttctgaagccattccagcgttGCTTTGGCAAATTTtcgcccccagtctaaggtcGTTTGTACtcaagcaggttttcatcaaggatctctgtacttcgctccgttcatctttccctcgatcctgactagtctcccagtccctgaaaaacagTCAAATCTTCGCCCCCAATCTAAGGTCGTTTGCACTCAAGCAGGTTCTCGTCAAGGATGTGCCTGTATTTGgttccattcattgttccctctaacCTTACCAGTctccccagtccctgctgctgaaaagcatccccatcgcatgatgccgccaccaccatgcttcacggtaagGACGGTGTTAgacaggtgatgagctgtgcctggttggACCACAGACTCTTTTGCCTTTTTGCAATCTCCAGGTgtgctatcatgtgcctttttttaatttttatcaaggagtggcttccgtccggCCACTcccccataaagcccagattggtaaAGTGCTGTAGAAACccgttgtccttctggcaggttctcccatctcaccTCGGGAACTCGGTAGTTccgtcagagtggtcattgggttcctGGTCCCCTCCCTGACCGAGGTCCTTCTTGCCCCCGgcttgctcagtttggtcagacaGCGAGCTCTAGACAGAGTCTGGGTCGTCTGGAGATCAatgtgctcttggaaactttcaaaAACTCTAGAAGTTGTTTTATAACCTTTcccccagatatatgcctcatcacaattctcTCTCAGAGATCTCCGGACAGTCCCCTGGACTTCctggtatagtttctgctctgtcaactgtggaacctcatatagacaggtgtgttcccaTGTTCCAACTCATTacaattggccacaggtggactccaatcaagttatagcgacatcaaggatgatcaaaggggtgtgactacttatgtaaatgagatacatTGTATATACACACAACAGTGGAGTGTCAAGGCAAAAGGGGtgtgactacttatgtaaatgagatgcattatatatacacacaacagtGGAGTGTCAAGGCAAAAGGGGtgtgactacttatgtaaatgagatacattatatatacacacacaacagtgGAGTGTCAAGGCAAAAGGGGtgtgactacttatgtaaattagatgcattatatatacacacaacagtGGAGTGTCAAGGCAAAAGGGGtgtgactacttatgtaaatgagatacattgtatatacacacacaacagtgGAGTGTCAAGGCAAAAGGGGtgtgactacttatgtaaatgaggtgcACACAACAGTGGAGTGTCAAGGCAAAAGGGGtgtgactacttatgtaaatgagatgcattgtatatacacacaacagtatgtggacacccccttCATACTAGTTCttccatttcagccacacccataaAAATcaggcacacagccatgcaatcgccttagacaaacattggcagtagaacggcCTTGCGACGCACAGTTGgaccagtgtcgtccgggtttggggaggggtcggccgtcattgtaaaataagaatgtgttcttaactgacttgaataaataaataaaataaattttaaaaaggttcaattaaaacaattaaaaattaaaaagtgAAGAGCTCAGTtattttcaacgtggcaccaccaccttttcaacaagtcagttggtgaagtttctgctctgcttgtgctaacccggtcaactgtaagtgctgttattgtgaagtggaaacatctaggagcaacaacggctcagtcggaaagtggtaggccacacaagcttacagaacaggaccacagagtgctgaagcgtgtaaaaatcgtctgttgcaacactcactactgagttccaaactgcctctggaagcaacgtcagaacaagaactgtttgtcgggagcttcttgaaacgggtttccatggccgagcagccgcacacaagcctaagatctgtgattctgtgctttcaactttgtgacaacagtttcctgtcctgtttcagcatgacaatgcccccgtgctcAAAGCGAGGTTGATACAGAAATGGTtggtcaagatcggtgtggaagaacttgactggcctgcaccgagccctgacctcaacctcagcaaaaacctttgggatgaattggaatagcagcaatgttccatcatctagtggaaacccttcccagaagagtggaggctgttatagcagcaatgttcctacatctagtggaaagccttcccagaagagtagaggctgttatagcagcaatgttccaacatctagtggaaagccttcccagaagagtggaggctgttatagcagcaatgttccaacatctagtggaaagccttcccagaagagtggaggctgttatagcagcaatgttccaacatctagtgggaagccttcccagaagagtggaggctgttatagcagcaatgttccaacatctagtggaaagccttcccagaagagtggaggctgttatagcagcaatgttccaacatcgagtggaaagccttcccagaagagtggaggctgttatagcagcaatgtttcaacatctagtggaaagccttcccagaagagtggaggctgttatagcagcaatgttccaacatctagaggaaagccttcccagaagagtggaggctgttatagcagcaatgttccaacatctagtggaaa
This sequence is a window from Oncorhynchus gorbuscha isolate QuinsamMale2020 ecotype Even-year unplaced genomic scaffold, OgorEven_v1.0 Un_scaffold_4533, whole genome shotgun sequence. Protein-coding genes within it:
- the LOC124028625 gene encoding TBC1 domain family member 1-like, which encodes IVLHNPHPTPSPLHLTPLGRNTEEEEEEEEEVEYRLTLVGCLPVHHLTTMAMLPWVVAEIGRPRPGERDKPVGGRPPGSPASRGTHTGNGESVSSRPHQAVCLCVSASWVRCVWTEEEVERDRRPWDPLTHTHRLLFECRPHRVTKLLHDSREPCSFGCLVRDTHLCYCYVFQCQDCTKVPEIISTLRQAGKSSARNDDLAAHKPAASSSSEDCTPSASSAFGAATMFAKRFEVLFCGRVTVAHKKAPPALIDECIEKFSQSVRAGGDPQPESGGGLVDGLRRALALPTLTRNGGTGDGEVRGGGYGASSGGRPVMFQPDPSFPCLRALDENGLSPELHTHTAGVQPTSLQENRTMLFM